The genomic window ACAGAGCCTTATTCTTTAGAAATAAATTATTATAATTGAAGCTTTGATATTTTTGTAAAAGTATATGATGATGAAGCTTTTGCAAAATTTTATAAAAGTATGGAAAAAACATTCCTTGCTTTGGGATGGTGAAAGTACAAATCAAAATGATACTGAAAAATTGAATATATAAACTGTTTGGATTTATCTACTCAAGAACAAGAAGTTTTTGATTATTTTGAGAAATTACAAAAAGAAAAAAATATTTATTTTGTTTTAAATAATTTCAAATTAACTAAGGAAGATATTGAAAAAATTGATTTTGAGCAAAGCAATCTAAATATACAATCAAAAAATACAAAATCTCTTAGACAAAATCCTTTCAAATGAAATATGTCTTTTGTATATCCTTGATCAGTAATTGTTTCAAAAGATGGTTTGAAGGGCTGATATTATCAAGTAAATAATAGTTTTAACTTTTGATATTTATTATAAAAATGCAAAATAATAAAAATTTGTACAAAATAATAATAGCAAGTTATCTGCACGATATATGAAAACTTATGTGGAGATGATGAAAAAATAGGTCAATGAATCCCAAATGATTCAACAAATATCAAATAGCTCATGCACAACAAGCTTTGGAGTTTATGAAAGATAATGATTTGTGAGTTTTTTGGGAAAATATATGATTAATAGCAAGCTTGCATCATGCAAGAGATTTTATTAATTATGATTTTGATGATGAAGAAACTCAAAAAATGGCTTGGGTTGTCTATATGGCTGATAATATTAGTTCCAATGAAAGAGTTAATAGAATAGATGAAAATGATAATTCTTATTATGAAAATATAAAACATATTTGACTAACAAATATTTTTGAAAATCTTTTTGTATCACAAAATACTAGTAAGTTTACATATATTCCCAAGTCTTTGAATGATCTGCAAGATGTGAAGGATTTTTTTCCAACTGATAAAGGTGCAAATTTTGAAGATGATTTTTTGAAATCTACAATGAAAGATATATGAAATTATGATGTACAAAATTGATTCAAAGAACTGTCCAATAATTTCCAAAATGATCTGAAAACTTTGATACAAGAATCTAATTTAAATGATGATTCAAGTCTATCTGATTTTAGAAAATTTATTTATCAACTTGATATTTTGTGCCAAAACTATTTTACCTTGGTGCCAAGTGATACATACAAAAGTATATGAGATATATCTTTGTATGATCATACCAAAACTGTGGTTGCAATAGCAAATGTACTTTATCAATCCAATTATCACAACAATGTTTATAAATACCAAAAAGACAGTACTGATACTGATAAGGTTTTTGATGAAAAAATATCTTTGATAGCTTGAGACTTTCCAAGTATTCAAAAATATATATTTGAATGAATCAAAAACTCAAAAGCTATATCCAAAAGACTAAGAGCTAGATCTTTCAATATCCAAATGCTAAATGAAGCAGTAATACAATATATTTTGGAAAGATATGAACTAAGTCCTGCTAATGTTTTGATAAATGCAGGTTGAAAGTTTGTGATACTTGCTCCAAATAATATTGATGTTGCTGATATTCAAAATCATATTAATTCTTATTTTGTGAAACATTATCATAGTTTTATCAAGATTAACTTGATACAAGAAAATATCAAACTAAAAAATATATTTCAACTATGAGATAATCAAATAAAAAATACTTTCAAAAGCTTATTTGATAAACTATCACAAAATAAACATAAAATTTATTCCAAAGATAATATTCAAAATCTTTTTGTTGAGCAATCAATTGAAGGTAAGGAAATTTGTGCTTATTGTAGGATAAAGTATGCAGACAAAGAAAGACATGATGAAGCTATTTGTGAAACTTGTGAAAAAGAAATTCAAATTTGAGAAAAATTAGTAAAAAATGATTCAATCTATCTTAGCTACAAAAATTGAGAAAACTTTGAATATGATATAGATTTTGAAAACTGAGATTTGAAAGTTTTGTTCAATAACTGGAATTATAAAGATTTGAATTCTGATTTGTGAATATCTAAATCAATAAATTTGTATGTTCCCAAAAATGAAGATGATGAAGTAAAAACTTTTGAAGAATTAGCGAGTAAAAATAATAAATATCTAAATATGTTGTGTGGTGATATTGATAATATGTCTATTATTTTGGCAAAGTGATTTGGTGATAATTATAGTGTAAGTAGGCTTTTGCAATTTAGTAGATTTTTGGAGTTATTTTTTGGCAATTTTTCTCAGAAAATTTTGGAAAAAGAGTTTCCAAATGTTTATACAGTTTTTAGTGGATGAGATGACTTTGTTTTTGTGCTTCCTTTTGAAAAAAGGATTGAATTTATCAATAAATATCAAGAATATTTTCAAAAATTCACGGCAGCAAATCACAATTTACATTTTAGTTTATGACTTTCTATTTTCAAAGATAAAAAACCATTCCAAACTGTAAATCAACATACTGAAGAGCTTCTGAAATCAGCAAAAAATAAGTACAAATTACAAATGGATAGTAGGGGAGACTTGGATTTTAGATGAATTTGTATATATGAGCAAAATTTAGCACAAATAGACAAAAAAATATTGGATATGGAAAGTATTCTTGATATGCAGGATTGGACAAGATGAGATGAGCTGACTATGGGTGAAAGTAGTTTTTATAAGCTATATATTCATCTCAAAGAAATTAGGCAATATCTGTATGATTATTTGGATAAAGATGAAAAAGATAAGCTTTATCAAATAGTACATTTGTGAGCCAAAATCATATATATGATGTGAAGAAATATAAGTGCTAAAAACGAAGAAGAAAAAAGACAAAAAAATGATTTGATTGATAAAGTGAAAAATTTAATATGAACAATAAGTTTGAAAGAAAGAGATAGTTTGTATGATAAAATTGATGATATAGATAGTTTGTTGCTCAAGTTTACTAATCATATATATCAAAATAGAGAAAAATAGTTTTAAATTCTGAATTAAAAATAAGATGATACATATACCATGATATCCAGAAAAAAAACACAATAATTACTGACCAAAACAGAGAAATAAGTATAATAATGACAAACAAGAGACTGTTTTTATGAAGCAGTATTTAGATAATTTTGATGCAAGTGATCTTGCAAAATCTTTTAGTTTAGAAAGTTTTGAAGCTCTTGGAGAAAGTTTTAAAAAAATAAAATCTAATTCATCACTTAGAAAAGTTTATGATACATATTTGGATATTATAAACTGATGATGAGACAAAGACACTCAAATACAAATATGGTTTGCAAAAATTGCCTATCAAGAGACAAGAAAGGATTCATCTATTCCTCAGTGATTTGTGAAGTTCCTAAAATGAATTTACAATAAGATAAATGATAAAAATAAATTCAAGGACTTTTTGGAAGTTTTTGTAGCTTATCATAAATACTTTAATCCTAAGGCTAATTAAATTTAACTCTATAAATTAATAATAAAATGACAAAAATGTTAACTCCTATTGTAAAAGAATGCAAAATAAAGTTGCTAACTGGTTTACACATTTGATGAGCTGATCAATGACTTAAAATTTGATGAATTGATTCTTCAGTAATCAAAAATCCTATTACATGAGAGCCTATCATTCCAGGTAGTAGTATCAAATGAAAAATGAGAGCTTTGATAGAAATGATAGAATATGGTGATAAAATAGATGAAAAATGAAATTCTATTCAAGATCCAGATGAAGAAGTAGCTAAAGTTTTTGGTTGTTCTTATTCTAATAAAGAAAATAAAAAACAGGTAAATATTTCTTCAAGATTGATTTTTGAAGATTTTTATCTTTCAAGAAATGATGATTTTGTTGATTGAAAATCAAGTTTTGAAATTTTTGAAGAAATGAAGTCAGACTTTTTTGAAGACAAAGCAGAAAATTCCGTACCAAGATTTTTGAAATGAACTGCTAATCCAAGACATATAGAAAGAGTGCCAGCTGGTGTAGAATTTGAAGGGAAAATTGTTTTATTACCTCATGAGTGAGAATATGCTATAAGTGAAGATGAATTAAACAAAATTTTAAATAAATGAATAGATTATCTAAACAAAAATTATCTTGGTGGATGATGAACAAGATGAAATGGAAGAATAGAATTAATTGTTGATAATTAATAAATCACCCCTCAAACTCCGCGCGAAGAATTACTATGCTTTATCCCTCAAGCTCGGCGCGAAGAATTAACTATGTTTCATCCCTCAAGCTCGGCGCGGATATTTAGCTATGATTTATAGTTTGTTGATTTAAATGGACAAATATAGGGAAAGTCATTTCGACCGAAGCGGAGCGAGTGGAGAAATATAATAAAAAAATAGATTTCTCGGCAAGCTCGAAATCGACAATACAATTTTCGGCAAGCTCGAGATTGATAATCTGTCATTTCGACCGAAGCGGAGCAAGTGGAGAAATATATTTAAACAATTAATACTAAGAAGCAATGAAATATTATTATGTTTATATAATGTCAAGTATTAGTTGAGTGTTGTATATTTGAATGACAAATAATTTAGAAAGAAGGGTGTATGAACATAAAAATGAGCTTTTAGAATGATTTACAAAAAAGTATAAATGTAAAAAGTTAGTATATTATGAATCTTGAACTAATATAAATGAAATAATAGCAAGAGAAAAGCAACTGAAAAAATGGAATAGAAGAAAAAAGCTTAATTTGATAAGAACAATGAATGAAAAATTTGTTGATTTAAGTAATGATTGGTAAAAAAGATCTCTCGGCAGGCTCGAGATTGATAATCTGTCATTTCGACCGAAGCGAAGCGAGTGGAGAAATATAAGAGAAAAACAGGTTTCTCGGCAGGCTCGAAATCGACAATACAATTCTCGGCAAGCTCGAGATGGACAATACAATTCATAAGTAATAACTAAACTAATGATATATCTATTAAAACTAAATTTAGAAACAAAAGAAAAAATATCTAATTCAAAATTTTATTATCATATACTATGAGCTATATTATCAATTTTTGATGATGATGACAAAATTTATAATAATATTTTGAAAATATCATATTCTACAAAAGAAAATTTACAAGTAAGACTTAGTATATACTCTCAAGAAGCTTATACTCAAGTTTTGCAAAAACTTTTGGAAAGACAAAATCTTTCTTTGAGTATTAATAATACTCCTTTTGAATTGCAAACAATAAATTTTGATTTTGATATCTTTCAGCCAGAAAATATCAATTTCAATGATTTTAATAAATTTAAGATAAGATATCTAAGCCCTAGTTTTGTGAGAAACAAAAATATTTTGTATACTATGCCAAATCCAAACAAGTTTATATATTCTAGCTTTTCCAAATTAAATAAAATATATGAATGGAATATAGATTGAAAAGAATTTAAACATCGACTTGAGCAAAATATAATAATATGAGAATACAAAATCAAAACTGATATGATTCATATCAAATGAAATAATAAATCTTGAGTAGTGGGCTATGTATGGTATCATGTAATTGATAAATCAAATCAAGATTTTATGAAATTGCTTTATATTACCTTGAAGTCTATGAAATTTGTAGGAGTGGGAAGTAGTGCTAGACTTGGTCTGGGCAATGTGTCTGTTTTTATAAATTAAAAATTAAAAACTGATGAAAAAAGAAAAGAAATTATTAATTTGGTCTTTTGGTACTTCTGATTTGTACTTGGATGGGAATACAATAAGAGATTCTTTTAGATCAACTACCAAAGAAATATCTGAAAATTTTGAGCAATATTATAGTGAATGAAGGATCCAAATGCCAATGATAGAAACTTTTGTAGCACAGTATTATGATGAAACTGAAATAGTAATTAAATGAATTTTTACTGATCAAAACTGATTTGAGCAAGATACAGTTTATTTAAAAGATGTTTTTGTGCAATTTATCAAAAAATGAAAAATATCAAATAAGCTAAGTTCTGCAAGAGAGCATATAATTTTGTCAGAAGCTAGAAGATTTGATATAATCAAAACTGAATTGGATTCTTTTTTTGAAAAAATCCTAAATGATATTTTTAAAGAAATTATGGTTAATTATACATCAGGTACTAAATGACTTAGTTCTGCATTATTATTTTCCTCATTTACAAAACTTGATTCATCAAAACTATCTTTTTATTATTGAGAACAAATAGATAAAGAAACTATATTTTTGAAGCAATCAAATATTGTGTCTTTCATACACCAACAAAATATAGATAAATTTTTGGAGAATAAAGATTTTGAATCTTGTATTTGATATATCTACAACAATAATATCAGATCTAATTTTGAAAAAGAAATGGATTATTGTGAATATATGTTTGCAAGACTTAATGCTGATTATAATAAATGTGAAGATATTTATAAAAAATGAAATTTATCTTCCAAATTTGCAATTACTAAAAATACTGTAAATAAAATACAAGAAATGATAAATTGAATAATTTTTACTTTTGACAAAAAAAGATATATTGAATTTTTGGGTAGGATATACAGTTTTACTGATGTAGGACTTAGATTTTTTATAAATAATTTTTTTGAAACTGATTATGAAAGTATAAAATACAAAGATTTACAAGAATTTGTAAATAAATACCCTGATTTGAAAGATTATTTGAATTCTTATGCTGTGTTTTTTAATTGAAAAAAATCAAATTTAAATTGGGATGTAGAAAATATAGATCATAGAGTTACATGAGTATGATTTATAAATACTAAAGTAATGTTGGCATTGCTTGATTTTATATCTATGAAAAACTGAGAACACAAAAAATATAAAGATTTTTTTGTAAGATTGGAAAAATTAAATGAATATAGAAACAATACTTTGATAGCTCATGGAACTAATCAAGTAAATCAAGAAATTATTTTTGATAAATATTGATATGATACTATTAGGGAAGATTTTATAGATATTTTGGAGAATGTTGTTTGAAAAAATAAACTTTGGATAGAGTTTTAATTTTTAAAATCTCAAATACTAATTTTCTTAAAAAATAGCCCTCTTTTTTTGACAAAGTTTTATTTTTGACTATAATCTACTTACTGTATTTTTTGCAGTATTTATATATTATTAAATAATTATCATGACAAAGAATCTTATAATAGCTTGATTTGTGCTTTTTGCTATATATGCAATATTGTTTATCTTGCAGGTATGGACAGGTTTTATAGATCCAATAACTTTTTTTAGATTATCAATAACTTTTTGAGTTCTAATTGCTATTGATGTTGTGATGATAATTATTATTTATACTTTGGATGAAGAGTCTTCATTAAAAAAATGAAAACATCTTTGATAAATTTATTTTTTTACAATATATATAATGGAACAATATAAAGTTGTAATATATCAAGAACCAATTTTGAGCTCCTTGTTTTTTTGAAGTGCTAAGATAGATCCAATAAAATTCGGAGATCTTTTGAATGAAAATGCAAAAGATGGGTGGATAGTACAAACAATGTCAAAAGAAAATAGAAGAATAATGTTGTTTTGGAAGAGAGAAGCACAAGTTGTTATTATGAAAAAACCTGCTTAATGATTTTAAATATAAAATATGTATATAAATTTATTTATATGCATATTTTTTTAAATAAAAACAAATAAGTAAAATGTTCATTTACCTTACCAAGAACTGACTCAATGTTAGCAAAAAATGATGAAAATTGATAATATATGATACAAATGATGATAATCAACAAGAAACTCCTATTAGTTTGATAGAGTAAGTTGTTATTTTTGGGAGAGTGCAACTTACTACAGATGTGATTAGAGAGTTTTTGAAATGAAAAATTCCTGTTTTTTTCTAAACATGGATCATATTTTGGCAAATTGGATAGTTTGGAACAAACAAATGTAGAACTGTTGTACAATCATATAAAAGCAAGCTTAGATCCTCAAATAGCATTGAAATATTCAAAAGCTATAATAAGCTCCAAAGTTTATAATAGTAGAGTAATGCTCCAAAGATGGACAAGATTCAAAGAAATATACTGAGCAGATAATCAAATACAAAGACTAAAAGAAGTTCAAACTGATATTGCCAAATGTGATAATATAGATGCTTTGAGATGATATGAATGAAGTTCAGCAAGAATATATTTTAATTGATTTGCAAAATTTATAAAAGAACCTTTCAAATTTGAATCAAGAAACCGTAGACCTCCCAAAGATCCAGTAAATGCAATGTTGAGCTTGTGATATACACTTTTGGCTCAAACTATTCAAATGATATTGGATATACAATGAATAAATACACAAATTGGTTTTTTTCATCAACCCAAAGATTTGAGAACTTTGCTTGTATTGGATATGATGGAAATGTATAGAGCTTGGATAGTGGATGATATGGTGCTAAGGATTTTAGAAAATTGAAAAATTAGATTAGAAAATTTTGAAATTATTGAAGATAATTCCAAAAGACCAGTATTGTTGGATGATGATTGACTAAAAGCTTTTTTGAGTGAATATTACAAAACTATATTTAAATGAAAAGATGAGATGAGTATTCATAATACTATGAAAAAACTGAAAATCATAGAAAAAAATATAGAAGCTTTCAAACAAACTTTAGTAAACAAAAGCTTTGATTATGAGGGTTTTAAGATTAAGTAGCGAAAAAATGTATTTAAGTATAAGTTATGATATTACAAATACCAAAGCAAGAAATAGGGTGGTGAAACTTTTGGAAAGCTATGGTTTTAGAGTCCAAAAGTCAGTTTTTGAAGTACAGTTGAATGATAGACAATTCAAAATATTGAAAAAACAACTCAAAAAGATTTTGGATTGGGCAAAAAAACAATATCCAGATGAGCATGAAAATATTGATTCTGTGAAATTCTATATTTTATCAAAAGTAGGTGAGTGAAATTTGGATGGTAGAGTAGATGGTATATGAGATGGTTATGAAAAAATATACTTTGAGGAATTTATGATAATATAATGATATTGAAAAAATTTAATAAAAATATATAAACTTGCTAATTGATTTTGATAATTTATAAAAAAGTATGCAAATTTTTCTCGGAAGAGGTCTTGATTGTGTTTTGTGCTATTTTATTTGTTTAAATTGTTTAATTTTGGAAAAAATAAAAATTTTCTCGGAAACTGTGCTTGAAAATAAGTTTGCAATTGTTATCATATACTTGCCTAAAAAGAAAAGCTCTTAAACAAGAGCATCGAAACCACCCGCTTAATTTCTTATCTGTACCCACCTAAGTAAAAAGAAAAGCTCTTAAACAAGAGCATCGAAACTTTATTTTATTCCAATCATTTTTTTCAAATACTCAATAAAAAGAAAAGCTCTTAAACAAGAGCATCGAAACTCACTAGCTTCAATTCATCCAATAGCCTCTATTGAGTCGTTGTAAAAAGAAAAGCTCTTAAACAAGAGCATCGAAACTTCACAAGAGATTTGATTAAAAAAGAATTTTTTCATTTTATAAAAAGAAAAGCTCTTAAACAAGAGCATCGAAACTCGTAGCCTGCCTTTTTTAGCAGGCCAAAGAAACTACTAAAAAGAAAAGCTCTTAAACAAGAGCATCGAAACTCTAAAGGAGTTGCAACCCAGTTTTCTCAAACTTGATTATAAAAAGAAAAGCTCTTAAACAAGAGCATCGAAACAAGAACTGGTCTATCTGCTTACTAATTTCTTTAATATCTCTAAAAAGAAAAGCTCTTAAACAAGAGCATCGAAACCTCATTTATACAAGTTATCATCACAACTTTCACTTATTACTAAAAAGAAAAGCTCTTAAACAAGAGCATCGAAACTTTCTAATTTCTCAAACCTTTCTTTCTCTTCTTGTAAAAAGAAAAGCTCTTAAACAAGAGCATCGAAACTTGCTTCGCATATTGAGCAACAGGTAAAGATACAATATAAAAAGAAAAGCTCTTAAACAAGAGCATCGAAACAAATCTGAAATCAATCTTTTCTTGTTTTATCCATTTCATCTAAAAAGAAAAGCTCTTAAACAAGAGCATCGAAACCACCATGTTAAAAGCAAAAATAAACCTTACCTAAAAAGGTAAAAAGAAAAGCTCTTAAACAAGAGCATCGAAACATTTCATCTTCCTTGATTATATAATTATCGTTGTAAAAAGAAAAGCTCTTAAACAAGAGCATCGAAACTTTACTCTTATACATTTATTATTATAATTAAGAATTAAATAAAAAGAAAAGCTCTTAAACAAGAGCATCGAAACATAAACAACATCAGGCAAGTCTAATCACAACATATCTTTGATAAAAAGAAAAGCTCTTAAACAAGAGCATCGAAACAATAAAAATAATATTTTTTGAATGTGTCTTTCGTTATTTTAAAAAGAAAAGCTCTTAAACAAGAGCATCGAAACTCAAAAAGAGTAGAGTATTCCTTTACCACTTTAGTAAACATAAAAAGAAAAGCTCTTAAACAAGAGCATCGAAACTTTAGTAAAGAAAGATTCTATTTCAGGACAATAGAAAATAAAAAGAAAAGCTCTTAAACAAGAGCATCGAAACTATATATATTTTTTTTCTGTTTTTTGATCAAAAATTAAAAAAAGAAAAGCTCTTAAACAAGAGCATCGAAACCGTGTGTGTCTTTTATTTTCATCTTTATTTTTTTGGGTCTTGGGTACTTTAGCCTAAAGAAGAAGTAAAATTTTTACATAATTTCATTAGTTGTTTATATTTATTTTGTTTCAATAATCAACAATTAAATCTCCATTCACATTCTTTTAGGTATATATCATAATATTCCTTTTTGATTCAGTTAAATTTAGCCAATCTTCTTTTACAATAGCTTCGAAAACTTTCTATTCAATTTATATGTTGTTTTCATCTAGCAAACTCATTATTACTATGTATAACTCTATAGTGTTTCTTGTATCATAAGTCTACTAATCAATCATAACTTTTCCAGTAGTCTGTGTTTATCTTGCTGTTCTCTAAACTTACTTTATCTCTTATAATTGGTATTAAAGTTTCTGCTGAACAATCAGGAACTATACGCACATAAACTTCTCACTCTCTCTTCAATAGTCATAAAACTTTAATTTTTCAACTAGCTCAACGTCATCTTTTTCACCTAACTCTTCTAGCTCCAAAGTAGCTCTCATCTATCTCTACTACTCATCATCGTATCTCTAAATCTGTTTCTTTACTATGGTTGTATATTACTTCTCTAAAGTATTTATACCACCTATTTACTGTTTTTCTTTCAATATTTAATAAATTACTTGTTGTTGAAGCAGTCAAATCTTCACAAAATAGCTTCATAATTTGTCTTGTTTTTTGTACACTCAAATGGCTATTTTTTCTATAAGGGTTTTTCATAGTTATGACCTAGTATAATTAATTTCTTTTTGCTTTCAAGTACTCTAGACCCTAATTTTTTTCAGGTTCATATACATTTTCCCATGCAACATTTTTTTTGTGTTAAAAATATCAATTAAGAATTGCTTCATTCTTTCTCTAATATAATTAGTGACTCCTGGTGGAGTTTTAGGTTTGTTGATAACAGTAATAGATCTCATACTATTATTTTGTGAATCTATTAAAAATTAATAAGAGTTCTAACAGCATCTTCTAATTCTTCTTCTTGTGATCTTTCTGCTGTTTGATATTCTTCAGGAGAGAGTTGTATGTACCTATATAAAGATTCAAATGCTTTTTCTCTGTTTACATGTTTGTGTGGGTTCATGTAGTCTGATTCTTCAAATGGATAGAGGCTATAATTTTTAGCTGCATCTGCATATTTTTTGAACCAATCATCATTGTTTACATCCATAAAGTTAGTGAAGTTTTCATTTCTTGTGGTGTCAAAAAATCTTCCATACATTGCAAGTAGTTCTGCTTTTTCAATTGGTTGATTTGCATTAGCATGAGTTCATCAGGCTCATTTTACTATTCAGTCTTTATAGGCTTTGAATACATATGGTGCATACCGTTCATTTCAACTTATATCTTCTAGGAATCTTCATTTTTCTTCAATATACTCATTCATTTCTTCTTTAAATTTCTCTGTTTCAGCTCAATGTTTATGTCTAGCTAGGATGGTTATAACTTCAGATCTTTCTATGTTGTCTTTTGGCATAAGTTTTCAGTTGTGTCATTGAACTATTCTTTGTTCATTCAAATATTTCATACTATTTCAGTAATTATCGTTAATACTATAATCAGTAAATACTTCTGAGTTTACATTTTTGCTTCATCTTAGTGTTTGTCAATCTGCTTCAAATTTAGCTTTTAATTTGTAATCCTCAGCTTTGGGTGATTTTATATCAAAATCGATACTTTCTTTGTCTCATTCTGCTTTTTTACTTCATATATCATTTTCATTTCAGTCATTGTCAACAAGTGTTATAGATAACTTTCATTCCATTGGTCTATTTAATTTTCATCAGTACTGATCCATTAAATATACAGAAAAATTTTCTTCTTTTGTTGTGTATATTGTATTTGGTCATTCTATTGAAAGTCAGTATGCTTCAGCACTTTCTTCATATACACTAAAATAAAAATCTTTTTTATTTTTCCCATCATTAAATATTATCCTTCAGTTTCACATATTTTGGGCAAGTATATTTACAGTTTGTTTTTCTCAATCCTCGGGTGAAATTGTAGTTTTTGAAGGTTCAAGTACATTATTATTAGTAGTTATAGTGATTTGTCATTGTTCTCAGCTAGTTTCAACTTCAAATTCAATGTTATCTCATTTTATAAGCTCTTCTCATATTTTTGGATTGTAAATGTTTTGTATTTTAAATGGTTCTTTTTCTTCTCAAGCAGCCTCATGGGTATATTCATCTCAAAGTTCTCAGACTATTTGATCTAATAAATCATCATCTTCAGTTTTGTCCTCTTCTTCCACTTCTTCCATTATTTCTTCAGCTTCTTCTTCTTCAACTTCTTCCATTTCTTCTTCGTAGTCTGTGTCAATTTCCTCAAATGCATCAGTAACAGGTTGTAGGTTGTTTTCTATAAAGCTTATTGGATTTTTTGTGCTATTTTTAACTCACTCAATTGTGCCGTTTTGCCATTCTTCCCGTAGTTTATTAGCCATTTCAATATCTGAAATATCTTCAATATCTCATAATGTGTTTATTTGAAAATGAAGGTGAGACACGGTTGTTGTTCAGCTTGTTCAAACAGTTCATATATTTTCTCATCTATTTATAATGTCTCATTTTTCTATATTATTATCAATTTCATCTAGATGAGCATAGAATGTAGCTAATAATTCTCACTCAAAATTGGTTCAAATTATTACATAGTTTCAAAATCATCAATTT from Candidatus Absconditicoccus praedator includes these protein-coding regions:
- a CDS encoding IS1595 family transposase, with amino-acid sequence MKNPYRKNSHLSVQKTRQIMKLFCEDLTASTTSNLLNIERKTVNRWYKYFREVIYNHSKETDLEIRGGVVEIDESYFGARRVRGKRGRGASGKIKVLGLLKREGEVYVRIVPDCSAETLIPIIRDKVSLENSKINTDYWKSYDGLVDLGYKKHYRVIHSNNEFARGKQHINGIESFRSYCKRRLAKFNGIKKEYYDIYLKECEWRFNCGLLKQNKYKQLMKLCKNFTSSLG
- a CDS encoding M23 family metallopeptidase: MKNIKIKKINKSKNLFFKKVGVLTIVFAFGIYIFSIDTSTQNFFTDISKYGKGLVTTEKILDEKDEIKDEQAIWPFRKVVDRGRVHNYQSVRNKSWDEVPEDKRTPFPNEVSHIVDQYRFVNPNRIWETVSNPLERQKVTFYKRLLTTLWTASYECNQNNCKRWDEGTGTHAGIDIVNPKGTPVYNSMNGIVLDKQEGNGGFGNYVIIGTNFEGELLATFYAHLDEIDNNIEKGDIINRGENIGTVGTSGTTTVSHLHFQINTLGDIEDISDIEMANKLREEWQNGTIEGVKNSTKNPISFIENNLQPVTDAFEEIDTDYEEEMEEVEEEEAEEIMEEVEEEDKTEDDDLLDQIVGELGDEYTHEAAGEEKEPFKIQNIYNPKIGEELIKGDNIEFEVETSGEQGQITITTNNNVLEPSKTTISPEDGEKQTVNILAQNMGNGRIIFNDGKNKKDFYFSVYEESAEAYGLSIEGPNTIYTTKEENFSVYLMDQYGGKLNRPMEGKLSITLVDNDGNENDIGSKKAEGDKESIDFDIKSPKAEDYKLKAKFEADGQTLRGSKNVNSEVFTDYSINDNYGNSMKYLNEQRIVQGHNGKLMPKDNIERSEVITILARHKHGAETEKFKEEMNEYIEEKGRFLEDISGNERYAPYVFKAYKDGIVKGAGGTHANANQPIEKAELLAMYGRFFDTTRNENFTNFMDVNNDDWFKKYADAAKNYSLYPFEESDYMNPHKHVNREKAFESLYRYIQLSPEEYQTAERSQEEELEDAVRTLINF